One Miscanthus floridulus cultivar M001 chromosome 11, ASM1932011v1, whole genome shotgun sequence DNA window includes the following coding sequences:
- the LOC136494159 gene encoding uncharacterized protein — MGELAATTSPPPPASAAAVVPVVFVDGEQSVDLGTVTVQPSLGGVKRLQAVVADRVGVAPHQISASLARPRRARRVPLDDATDLAAAVAREGNGCYVVAGLRRSRRGGRSRRDRKGGANGAAGAGAVEKTILKRLPPTDLASLVGPPPPLSLALPHAGAAAPPLVLDGWGYDDYEARLRELQRQRDWYLVSTAGAGPDPSYFHLAAAAAGHPEHEDPAALWSPRLRPSPCPECEAAAAAMRQPAFHWCVRDAVVSAGFRSHVGPIERPPKKTPSPPPTLPPPSPGRLPGLLGMPVY, encoded by the coding sequence ATGGGGGAGCTCGCGGCGACGACCTCGCCCCCGCCGCCCgcgtccgccgccgccgtggtgCCGGTGGTCTTCGTCGACGGCGAGCAGAGCGTGGACCTGGGCACGGTCACCGTGCAGCCCTCGCTGGGCGGCGTGAAGCGGCTGCAGGCCGTGGTGGCGGACCGCGTGGGCGTGGCGCCGCACCAGATCTCGGCGTCCCTGGCGCGGCCCCGCCGCGCGCGCCGcgtgccgctcgacgacgccaccgacctcgccgccgccgtcgcgcggGAGGGCAACGGCTGCTACGTCGTCGCGGGGCTCCGCCGCTCCCGCCGGGGCGGCCGGTCCCGCCGCGACAGGAAGGGAGGAGCCAACGGCGCCGCGGGCGCGGGTGCTGTGGAGAAGACCATCCTGAAGCGCCTCCCGCCCACGGATCTGGCGTCCCTGGTCGGCCCTCCCCCTCCGCTTTCCCTTGCCCTTCCCCACGCCGGTGCCGCGGCCCCGCCGCTCGTGCTCGACGGGTGGGGCTACGACGACTACGAGGCGCGGCTGCGGGAGCTGCAGCGGCAGCGCGACTGGTACCTGGTGAGCACCGCCGGGGCGGGTCCGGACCCGTCCTACTTCCAtttggcggcggcagcggcggggcaTCCGGAGCACGAGGACCCGGCGGCGCTGTGGTCCCCGCGGCTTCGCCCTTCCCCTTGCCCCGAgtgcgaggcggcggcggcggccatgcggCAGCCGGCGTTCCACTGGTGCGTGCGCGACGCGGTGGTCTCCGCGGGGTTCCGCTCCCACGTGGGCCCCATCGAGCGCCCGCCGAAGAAGACCCCGTCTCCTCCGCCGACTCTGCCGCCGCCGAGCCCCGGCCGCCTCCCGGGCCTCCTGGGCATGCCCGTCTACTGA
- the LOC136492786 gene encoding exocyst complex component EXO70A1-like has product MESLAQRAALLRESLQKSQQVTNAVVSILGSFDSRLTALDSAMRPIQVRTHAVRTAHENIDRTLRSADVILTQFDRTREAEREIQKGPHENLQGFLDAVDRLRSIERFFSSNRSYRSSDGVLNHVNALLSKALVKMEGEFQNQLSQRSKPMEPDRLFDCLPSTLRPSSESQPEGGKNPSENQQNSEAAVYSPPALIEPKFVPLLSKLAQQLVQAGCQQQCSEIYSEARSSALESSLKNLGVEKLSKDEVQKMPWEILESKIGNWIHFMRIAVKLLFAGERQLCDQVFECSQSLRDKCFAAITKNSLATLLSFGEAIAMSKRSPEKLFVLLDMYEIMCELQTEIDTIFVGESCSQMRDSALSLTKCLAQTAQKTFSDFEEAVEKDATKNIHTDGTVHPLTSYVINYVKFLFDYQSTLKQLFQEFKKEDGIGSELAAVTMKIMQALQNNLEAKAKQYKDPALMHIFLMNNIHYIVKSVRRSEAKDLLGDDWIQRHRRIVQQNANQYKRIAWSKVLQCLSGQSLTSSGGSGQVGSDGGNSSGASRAAVKERFRSFNVLFEEIYQKQCGWSVPDTELRESLRLAVAEILLPAYRSFIKRFGPLIENSKAPGKYVKHTPEQLELLLGNLFEGKQERA; this is encoded by the exons ATGGAGAGCCTGGCGCAGCGCGCCGCGCTGCTGCGGGAGTCGCTGCAGAAGAGCCAGCAGGTCACGAACGCCGTCGTCTCCATCCTCGGCTCCTTCGACAGCCGCCTCACCGCGCTCGACTCCGCCATGCGCCCCATCCAG GTGAGGACGCACGCCGTGCGGACCGCGCACGAGAACATCGACCGCACGCTGCGCTCCGCGGATGTGATCCTCACCCAGTTCGACCGAACTCGAGAG GCAGAGCGTGAAATACAGAAGGGTCCGCATGAGAACCTTCAAGGCTTTCTAGATGCAGTTGATCGGTTGAGAAGTATCGAGCGTTTCTTTAGTTCAAATCGGAGTTACCGTAGCAGCGATGGGGTGCTCAACCACGTAAACGCCCTCCTTTCTAAGGCCCTTGTGAAGATGGAGGGTGAATTCCAGAATCAATTGTCCCAACGCAG CAAACCGATGGAGCCTGATCGTCTTTTTGATTGTCTTCCGAGTACACTTCGACCATCGTCTGAATCTCAGCCCGAAGGTGGGAAAAACCCATCCGAGAATCAGCAAAACTCAGAGGCTGCTGTTTATAGTCCTCCTGCTCTTATTGAGCCAAAGTTTGTTCCACTACTATCTAAATTAGCGCAACAGTTGGTTCAAGCCGGATGCCAACAGCAATGCTCAGAAATATACAG CGAAGCTCGTTCTTCAGCTTTAGAATCAAGTTTGAAGAACTTGGGTGTTGAAAAACTGAGCAAAGATGAAGTGCAGAAAATGCCGTGGGAAATTTTGGAGTCCAAAATAGGGAATTGGATTCATTTCATGCGAATTGCT GTCAAACTTCTTTTTGCTGGGGAGCGGCAGCTTTGCGACCAAGTTTTTGAGTGCAGTCAATCTTTGAGGGATAAGTGCTTTGCTGCAATAACAAAGAACAGTCTGGCTACACTACTCAGTTTTGGAGAGGCAATTGCTATGAGTAAACGGTCACCAGAGAAACTGTTTGTTCTGCTAGACATGTATGAGATAATGTGCGAACTTCAAACAGAG ATTGACACCATTTTTGTTGGAGAATCATGTTCGCAAATGCGCGACTCTGCACTGAGTTTAACAAAATGCTTAGCACAAACAGCGCAAAAGACTTTCAGTGATTTTGAAGAAGCTGTTGAAAAGGATGCAACAAAGAATATTCATACTGATGGAACAGTTCATCCTTTAACGAGCTATGTGATCAACTATGTTAAGTTTTTATTTGA CTACCAGTCAACTCTAAAGCAGCTTTTCCAGGAGTTCAAAAAGGAAGATGGAATAGGTTCTGAGCTGGCAGCTGTAACAATGAAAATCATGCAAGCCTTACAAAATAATTTAGAAGCAAAAGCAAAACAATACAAGGATCCTGCCTTGATGCACATATTTTTGATGAACAACATTCACTATATCGTCAAATCTGTCCGCAG ATCAGAAGCCAAGGATTTGTTGGGTGATGACTGGATTCAAAGGCACCGAAGGATTGTACAGCAAAATGCCAATCAGTATAAAAGGATTGCTTGGTCGAAG GTGTTGCAATGCCTCTCTGGCCAAAGTTTGACTTCATCAGGTGGTAGTGGTCAGGTAGGAAGTGATGGTGGCAATAGCAGTGGAGCTTCAAGAGCGGCTGTGAAGGAGAG ATTCAGGTCTTTCAATGTGTTATTTGAAGAGATCTACCAGAAGCAATGTGGCTGGTCTGTTCCAGACACTGAGCTGCGCGAGTCACTAAGACTCGCGGTTGCTGAAATCCTGTTGCCTGCCTACCGATCTTTCATTAAACGTTTTGG GCCTCTCATCGAGAATAGCAAAGCACCTGGAAAATACGTGAAGCACACTCCCGAGCAACTTGAGCTGCTGCTAGGCAATTTATTTGAGGGGAAACAAGAACGCGCTTGA